The following proteins are encoded in a genomic region of Candidatus Manganitrophaceae bacterium:
- a CDS encoding tryptophan synthase subunit alpha, with the protein MMSRIESVFKSLSQRKEKALIAYVMAGDPSLAQTAEIVFAIEKAGADLIELGVPFSDPVADGPTIQKASERALRQGTTLRAVLETVTVLRRQTKIPILLMTYCNPIYAFGLLDFFKEAKGVGIDGVIIPDLPHEESKEFLTLSRRHGIDLIFMIAPTSPPERAERLVKEGSGFIYYVSLTGITGVPLTEQGAVQERIRKLKAMTALPIAVGFGISTPEAAKEMAQAADGIIVGTALVKIVEAAENDPAYLSRLTDLIASLKAATRA; encoded by the coding sequence CTGATGAGCCGGATCGAATCGGTCTTTAAAAGTTTATCCCAGCGAAAAGAGAAGGCGCTGATCGCCTATGTAATGGCGGGCGATCCTTCCCTTGCCCAAACGGCGGAGATTGTCTTTGCGATCGAAAAGGCGGGGGCCGATCTGATCGAGCTCGGCGTCCCCTTCTCGGATCCGGTTGCCGACGGCCCGACGATCCAGAAAGCGTCCGAAAGGGCGCTCCGCCAGGGGACCACGCTGCGGGCCGTGCTGGAAACGGTCACGGTGCTCCGGCGGCAGACAAAGATTCCGATTCTGTTGATGACCTACTGCAATCCGATCTATGCTTTCGGCTTGCTCGATTTTTTTAAGGAGGCAAAAGGGGTTGGAATCGATGGCGTCATCATCCCCGACCTTCCTCACGAGGAGTCGAAAGAATTTCTCACCCTGTCGAGACGTCACGGAATCGACCTGATCTTCATGATCGCGCCGACGAGCCCGCCCGAGCGGGCGGAGCGGCTCGTGAAAGAGGGGAGCGGGTTCATCTATTATGTTTCCCTCACCGGGATCACCGGTGTTCCCCTGACCGAGCAGGGGGCGGTCCAGGAGCGGATTCGAAAGTTGAAGGCCATGACGGCGCTGCCGATCGCCGTCGGCTTCGGCATCTCTACGCCGGAGGCGGCGAAAGAGATGGCGCAAGCGGCCGACGGGATCATTGTCGGGACCGCGCTGGTCAAGATTGTGGAGGCTGCGGAGAACGATCCCGCGTATCTCTCCCGGTTGACCGACCTGATCGCTTCATTGAAAGCCGCCACCCGCGCATAG